Genomic segment of bacterium:
ATTGCTCCATAGAGGAGACCCGTGCGGCCGCGGAGAATTCGGCAGGCGGCGTGAAGAGGCGGTCCTCATGCAGGATCGATTCGATGGTGGTCGGGGCTATGGTGTCGGACATCGCCGCCTCCAATGCGGATTTTTCAGGGTAGCGCCGATGGTAGCAAAGTGGGATGTGGGCTCGACTCACATTTTTGATCAGGTCAATGCCACCGCTGATCGCTCTGTAACCGGCGCGAAGCGGGCCCGGAAGTGCCGCAGCACCGCCGGCGACCAGGTCATCTCCAGCCCATAGAGTGTCTCCTTCCGCTCAACCACCGCAGCGAATGTCTCCGCCACATACTGCAGATGCGTACTGGTATAGACCCGTCGCGGTAGCGCCAGCCGCACCAGTTCCAGGGGCGGGGGATGCACCTCACCCGTCCGGGGGTCCGGATAGCCGAACATGGACGACCCTACCTCGACTGTCCGTACGCCCCCTTCCAGATACGCCTCGCAGACCAGTTGCTGCGCCGGGAAACGACTCCCGGGGACCTGCGGCAGCACGCGCCCAGCATCGATGTAGACCGCATGGCCGCCGGGCGGCTCGAAGATTGGGACTCCTGCCCCGGTCAACAGTGCTCCCAGATACGCCACCTGCCCGGTTCGGTATTCCAGATAGGAATCTGTTACCGCTTCCTGCAGCCCAATGGCAATCGTCTCCATTTCACGACCACTCATCCCGCCGTAGGTCGGAAAGCCTTCCAGCCGAATGAGGAGATTCCGGGCGCGTTCCGCCAGCGCGGGGTCCCGCAAACAGAGGAACCCGCCACTGTTTGCCAGTCCATCCTTCTTCGCGCTCATGGTGCAGCCATCGGCGAGATCAAACATCTCCCGCACGATGGACCGGATGCTCCGGTCCGCGTAGCCAGGTTCCCGCTGCCGGATAAACCAGGCATTCTCGGCGAAGCGACAGGCATCGATGAAGAATGGGATGCCGCTCTCGTGCAGCCGCTGCGAGATACCGCGCAGATTGGCCATCGACACCGGCTGCCCGGCCCGGGAATTGTTCGTGATCGTGACCATCCCAAAAGGGATTGCACCGGGCGCGCTCTCGAGCAACAGTCCCTCCAGTTGCTCCAGATCCAGATCGCCCTTGAACGGCTGCGGCGTGGTGGGATCCCACATCCCCTCGGCGGCCAGATTGAGTGGCAGGGCACCCTGTGCTTCCACGTTCGCCCGGGTCGTGTCGAAGAAGTCGTTGGAGGGCACCACCTGCCCTGGCTCCAACAGCAGGCTGCAGAGCAGGTTTTCCGCGGCCCGTCCCTGATGGGTAGGGATGATTTCCGGGAAGCCAAAGAGGTCCTGAATCACTGACTCCAGATGCTGGTAACTCCGACCGCCGGCATAAGCGGCATCGCCAAGGATCAGCCCGGCGTACTGTTCCTGTGACAGCGCGGCGGTGCCGGAATCAGTCAGCAAATCGAT
This window contains:
- the tpl gene encoding Tyrosine phenol-lyase, translating into MVEAIPFLTRAEREARLHDAGWNVFNLQAQDVTIDLLTDSGTAALSQEQYAGLILGDAAYAGGRSYQHLESVIQDLFGFPEIIPTHQGRAAENLLCSLLLEPGQVVPSNDFFDTTRANVEAQGALPLNLAAEGMWDPTTPQPFKGDLDLEQLEGLLLESAPGAIPFGMVTITNNSRAGQPVSMANLRGISQRLHESGIPFFIDACRFAENAWFIRQREPGYADRSIRSIVREMFDLADGCTMSAKKDGLANSGGFLCLRDPALAERARNLLIRLEGFPTYGGMSGREMETIAIGLQEAVTDSYLEYRTGQVAYLGALLTGAGVPIFEPPGGHAVYIDAGRVLPQVPGSRFPAQQLVCEAYLEGGVRTVEVGSSMFGYPDPRTGEVHPPPLELVRLALPRRVYTSTHLQYVAETFAAVVERKETLYGLEMTWSPAVLRHFRARFAPVTERSAVALT